A genomic region of Marinobacter sp. NP-4(2019) contains the following coding sequences:
- a CDS encoding iron-containing alcohol dehydrogenase: protein MTQEQSLTANWGLPNRILVGPGRLQELPSLCSELGFKAPLLVTDRGLANLPMVTGTLTALTAAGLNAALFADVEGNPTGSMVEAGVAAYRAGGHDSVIALGGGSGLDVGKAIAFMSGQTRPIWDFEDIRDYWKRADPEGIAPVIAIPTTAGTGSEVGRAAVISNETQQRKVIVFHPGMLPVTVILDPELTTGLPAPVTAATGLDAFIHCFEAYCSPGFHPICDGIALEGMRLVARALPTAYRDGSDLKARTEMLAAASMGAIAFQKGLGGVHAISHAVGAMYHTHHGLTNAIVLPYVMVHNRDWIEDRIPPIAQVVGLAATTFESVLQWVLAFRRELGIPHTLAELDVPLDHAVDVSRLAATDPSASGNPRPVGTKDLEGVFRNAVQGVLP from the coding sequence ATGACCCAGGAACAATCCTTAACCGCAAACTGGGGTCTGCCCAATCGCATACTGGTCGGCCCCGGCCGCCTGCAGGAGCTGCCTTCGCTATGCAGCGAACTGGGCTTCAAGGCACCCTTGCTGGTCACCGACCGGGGCCTGGCCAACCTGCCGATGGTGACCGGGACCTTGACGGCCCTGACTGCCGCCGGCCTGAACGCCGCCCTGTTTGCCGACGTCGAGGGCAACCCAACCGGAAGTATGGTCGAGGCTGGCGTGGCCGCTTATCGGGCGGGCGGTCATGACAGCGTGATCGCACTGGGCGGTGGCAGCGGCCTGGATGTGGGCAAGGCCATTGCCTTTATGTCTGGCCAGACCCGCCCAATCTGGGACTTCGAGGACATCCGCGATTACTGGAAACGCGCCGACCCGGAGGGCATCGCGCCCGTCATCGCCATCCCCACCACTGCGGGCACCGGGTCCGAAGTGGGCCGGGCCGCGGTGATTTCAAACGAAACCCAACAGCGCAAGGTCATCGTTTTCCATCCCGGGATGCTGCCGGTGACAGTCATCCTCGACCCCGAGTTGACCACGGGGCTGCCGGCCCCGGTTACCGCCGCGACTGGACTGGATGCATTCATACACTGCTTCGAAGCCTATTGTTCACCGGGTTTTCACCCGATTTGCGATGGCATTGCCCTGGAAGGTATGCGCTTGGTGGCCAGGGCGCTGCCGACGGCCTACCGCGATGGTAGCGACCTGAAGGCACGTACCGAGATGCTGGCCGCGGCGAGCATGGGGGCAATTGCTTTCCAGAAAGGACTGGGCGGCGTGCATGCGATTTCCCACGCCGTCGGGGCGATGTACCATACCCACCACGGCCTGACCAATGCCATTGTCCTGCCCTATGTCATGGTGCATAACCGCGACTGGATTGAAGACCGCATTCCCCCCATCGCCCAGGTTGTCGGCCTGGCGGCGACCACCTTCGAGTCGGTATTACAGTGGGTACTGGCGTTCCGACGGGAACTGGGCATTCCCCATACCCTGGCGGAGCTGGATGTCCCCCTCGACCATGCCGTGGACGTTAGCCGCCTGGCCGCGACAGACCCTTCGGCCAGCGGTAATCCACGGCCCGTTGGCACCAAGGACCTGGAGGGTGTATTTCGGAATGCCGTCCAGGGAGTGCTTCCGTAG
- a CDS encoding phasin family protein, with protein sequence MNNELFEKATRLNETLFEQFSKAAEMQMNAFRRYADVTMEQAQKVSEVRDLEGLKALTGDQAETLKSLSEQFSNDWKAWQDYFNETREQVQKVFEKAPEPDEAPAKTTPKTAK encoded by the coding sequence ATGAATAACGAATTATTTGAAAAAGCGACACGACTGAATGAAACACTTTTCGAGCAGTTCAGTAAGGCGGCAGAAATGCAAATGAACGCTTTTCGCCGATACGCTGATGTCACCATGGAACAGGCCCAAAAGGTATCGGAGGTTCGGGATCTGGAGGGATTGAAAGCACTCACCGGAGACCAGGCTGAAACCCTCAAATCACTCAGTGAACAATTCTCAAATGACTGGAAAGCCTGGCAGGATTACTTCAACGAAACTCGTGAACAGGTTCAAAAGGTTTTTGAAAAAGCACCTGAGCCTGATGAAGCCCCCGCCAAGACGACCCCGAAAACCGCAAAGTAG
- a CDS encoding PHA/PHB synthase family protein: MFGLDTLGKTASQLISSFEANVRLTQQNLETWLGDTGVMDDAKLATMTEISDAYRAMAEDLLLHPLRFAGAELDLAQKHMALGYYILARLSGKARNPVAEPESDDRRFQAEDWHKYLPFDVLHQAYLINSRAFLDWVGGMEVVPQTGRDQMLFFARQLTSALSPANFPASNPEVLRITWERKGMNLVDGCRQLVEDVRQNPALFNVGMTDRSAFEVGRNLATTPGKVIYQNELMQLIQYSPSTETVSQRPLLIVPPWINKFYILDLTEKKSFIQWLVDQGQTVFIISWRNPGPEHRDKGWEDYMQLGPLAAMDAVTETTGEDRMNVIGYCIGGTLLGSTLAWLKKKRRNPVVSATYLTTLLDFSDPGGIGVFINDHSVRGIERMLARRGYLDGRAMAFTFNLLRENELFWSFWTNNYLKGERPAAFDILYWNTDGTNLPAKMHSFYLREMYLNNRLVQPDSLTLAGESINLSEIDVPSFFLSARQDHIAKWKATYKGALAHGGDVQFVLSGSGHIAGVINPPYKEKYGYWTNNNLAADADKWFADSEQSPGSWWPHWLKWIARFSGEQVPARIPGEGKLPVIEDAPGSYVRVKAAKAAG; this comes from the coding sequence ATGTTCGGTCTGGATACGCTGGGGAAAACGGCCAGTCAACTGATCAGCAGCTTTGAGGCTAACGTTCGGCTAACTCAGCAAAACCTTGAAACATGGCTTGGCGATACCGGCGTCATGGATGATGCCAAACTTGCCACGATGACTGAGATTTCCGATGCCTACAGGGCCATGGCAGAAGATCTGCTGCTGCACCCGCTCAGATTTGCAGGCGCCGAGCTGGACCTTGCCCAAAAGCACATGGCTCTTGGCTATTACATCCTTGCACGACTGAGTGGTAAAGCCCGAAACCCCGTGGCTGAGCCGGAGTCGGACGATCGGCGCTTCCAGGCCGAAGATTGGCACAAGTACCTGCCCTTTGATGTGCTCCACCAAGCTTACCTGATTAACTCCCGAGCTTTCCTGGACTGGGTCGGTGGAATGGAAGTCGTCCCCCAAACAGGCCGTGACCAGATGCTGTTCTTTGCCCGACAATTGACCAGCGCACTTTCCCCCGCAAATTTCCCCGCCTCCAACCCGGAAGTTCTCAGAATAACCTGGGAGCGAAAAGGCATGAACCTGGTTGATGGTTGCCGTCAGTTAGTTGAAGACGTTCGCCAGAATCCGGCGCTATTCAATGTTGGCATGACGGATCGCTCAGCATTTGAAGTGGGCCGCAACCTCGCAACGACGCCAGGAAAAGTGATCTACCAGAATGAACTAATGCAACTGATCCAGTACTCCCCCTCCACAGAAACGGTCAGCCAACGCCCTCTCCTGATTGTTCCACCCTGGATCAACAAGTTCTACATACTGGATCTGACAGAGAAGAAATCTTTCATCCAGTGGCTCGTAGATCAGGGACAAACCGTCTTCATAATTTCCTGGCGCAACCCCGGCCCCGAGCACAGGGACAAGGGATGGGAAGATTACATGCAGCTTGGGCCTTTGGCCGCCATGGATGCTGTAACCGAGACAACGGGTGAAGACCGTATGAACGTTATCGGGTATTGCATTGGTGGCACTTTGCTCGGATCCACGCTGGCATGGCTCAAGAAAAAACGCCGCAATCCTGTGGTAAGCGCCACCTACTTGACCACACTTCTGGACTTTTCAGATCCGGGTGGCATTGGCGTGTTTATCAACGATCACTCGGTCCGGGGTATCGAACGAATGCTGGCGCGCAGGGGTTACCTGGATGGACGCGCAATGGCATTTACCTTCAATTTGCTTCGGGAAAACGAATTGTTCTGGTCGTTCTGGACCAATAATTACCTGAAAGGAGAGAGGCCAGCGGCTTTCGACATATTGTACTGGAATACCGATGGCACCAATCTGCCGGCGAAAATGCACAGTTTTTATCTTCGCGAAATGTATCTGAACAACCGCCTGGTTCAGCCGGACTCTCTTACTCTGGCTGGGGAATCCATCAATCTGTCGGAGATCGATGTACCTTCGTTTTTCCTCTCAGCGCGACAGGATCACATTGCCAAATGGAAAGCCACATACAAAGGTGCCCTTGCCCACGGTGGCGATGTGCAGTTTGTTCTGTCCGGCTCAGGCCACATCGCCGGCGTTATCAATCCACCTTACAAGGAGAAGTACGGCTACTGGACCAACAACAACCTTGCAGCGGACGCTGACAAATGGTTCGCTGATTCCGAACAATCTCCGGGGTCCTGGTGGCCGCACTGGCTGAAATGGATCGCCCGGTTCTCCGGCGAGCAGGTGCCAGCACGCATACCGGGCGAAGGAAAATTACCAGTTATCGAGGATGCTCCGGGGAGCTACGTGCGCGTTAAAGCCGCAAAGGCCGCCGGTTAA